In Thermus islandicus DSM 21543, a genomic segment contains:
- a CDS encoding COG1470 family protein, protein MRLLALSLLLGLAWAQVRFLPSPELSGPPGEYLTLALQVEGRGTVRFRLEPPEGWQALSTERVAALEGGVETLSFTLRVPSLPAGTRGLARVVAYQEEREVARSEVGLLVLPRTEIALAAPATLEVELGGPFEFPVYVTNRSNQREEVLLEAEAAMAQVLLSPPGLSLAPGETGVARVLASPQGQISAGYRFYLKLRATPKGKAEAGKEAGVIVLFRDPLGRRGQGRDPELTLGLALSLALGATWERGQWQGQLGYQVAPSLFGALSDYVTAAATPDPLSGDLENPLRPPQTLTLSLKGEGWEARAQGGGGRFGLSGSFRLQAVRLSLEGTYRPQALGFRAGGVSLNRALDLQGSLSTQSTPTGRQDALSLRYRMPLEAGLSLGLGTDLSGQAAGVYRLSFGFSQNLTWQTQEVEWVQSYSGVPFSGIHTLGLTGGTRSLYPLGLRASTSLQLGSQAGVWQNQVTLYYQPAAGTFLSLTGSYQKQGENQGYGLAPSLSVVFGQPGAFTGSLGLGYGLSRALSGEAPESQSYQGSLSLFTSDLSLSGSVRYVSQQSPLLEGSLLLRYAFLGGSLEGQYLVKRGTDKDLTLYGAAWNQLWPGALQSRLFYEYRLEAGTSQRLGLALYQRNFLEPGLALGASYTLTLQGGEARHGFGLTLAYAQALTFPTPKEVVDLFGGRQGGEVAGQAFRDENLNGRLDPGEAPLAGLKVCLGRVCETTDAEGRYRLFAAPGQGRLLFPNLPATLALEGEEDLEVRLNARLEKPLPFAQATRLAVEVWDQEGERGLPYAGVCAQGPVTRCARADAEGRALLGGLFPGTYRVYPDARYLPGGYREARALEVRVGLEGPPPALRLEVLPPKREVEVTYTAEGLSLVAALDPSTPIAGAEVEVKALVQGEVKEVWLELPAGPVPLLPQGGNYYAAKVRLPLPPGFHALKVRARGREEAETPLLLQVVPGLLYSPQALEGPEVRLTLRFRAREVALRGEGQSFALRSEDGYTWTGKVALSPGLHTLLVLADGEALGQVGLSLPSESANH, encoded by the coding sequence ATGCGCCTCCTCGCCCTCTCCCTCCTCCTGGGCCTGGCCTGGGCCCAGGTGCGCTTCCTCCCTTCCCCGGAGCTTTCGGGCCCCCCGGGGGAGTACCTGACCCTGGCCCTGCAGGTGGAGGGCAGGGGCACGGTGCGCTTCCGCCTCGAGCCCCCAGAGGGCTGGCAGGCCCTCTCCACTGAGCGGGTGGCGGCGCTGGAGGGGGGGGTGGAGACCCTGAGCTTTACCCTGCGGGTGCCTTCCCTGCCCGCGGGCACCCGGGGGCTGGCCCGGGTGGTGGCCTACCAGGAGGAGCGGGAGGTAGCCCGGAGCGAGGTGGGGCTCCTCGTGCTCCCGCGTACGGAGATCGCCCTCGCCGCCCCGGCCACCCTCGAGGTGGAGCTTGGGGGGCCCTTTGAGTTCCCCGTCTACGTGACGAACCGCTCCAACCAACGGGAGGAGGTGCTCTTGGAGGCGGAGGCCGCCATGGCCCAGGTTCTCCTCAGCCCTCCGGGCCTCAGCCTGGCCCCCGGGGAAACCGGGGTGGCGCGGGTCCTGGCGAGCCCCCAGGGCCAGATCTCCGCGGGCTACCGCTTCTACCTGAAGCTCCGGGCCACCCCCAAGGGGAAGGCCGAGGCCGGCAAGGAGGCAGGGGTCATCGTCCTCTTCCGCGACCCCCTAGGCCGCCGCGGCCAGGGCAGGGATCCCGAGCTCACCCTGGGCCTGGCCCTGTCCCTCGCCCTGGGGGCCACCTGGGAGCGGGGCCAATGGCAGGGGCAGCTGGGCTACCAGGTGGCCCCGAGCCTCTTTGGGGCCCTCTCCGACTACGTGACCGCCGCCGCCACGCCCGACCCCCTGAGCGGGGACCTGGAAAACCCCCTGCGCCCGCCCCAGACCCTCACCCTGAGCCTCAAGGGGGAGGGGTGGGAGGCGCGGGCCCAGGGAGGTGGGGGGAGGTTCGGCCTCTCCGGGAGCTTCCGCCTGCAGGCCGTGCGCCTAAGCCTGGAAGGGACCTACCGCCCCCAGGCCCTGGGTTTCCGGGCGGGCGGGGTGAGCCTGAACCGGGCCCTGGACCTGCAGGGAAGCCTCAGCACCCAGTCCACCCCCACGGGGCGGCAGGACGCCCTGAGCCTCCGCTACCGGATGCCCTTGGAGGCGGGACTGAGCCTGGGCCTGGGCACCGACCTCTCGGGCCAGGCGGCGGGGGTCTACCGCCTTTCCTTCGGGTTCAGCCAGAACCTCACCTGGCAGACCCAGGAGGTGGAGTGGGTGCAAAGCTATAGCGGCGTCCCCTTTTCCGGCATCCACACCCTGGGGCTCACCGGGGGCACGCGGAGCCTTTACCCCTTGGGCCTTCGGGCCAGCACCAGCCTCCAGCTGGGCTCCCAGGCAGGGGTTTGGCAGAACCAGGTGACCCTGTACTACCAGCCCGCGGCGGGCACCTTCCTGAGCCTCACGGGAAGCTACCAAAAGCAGGGGGAGAACCAGGGCTACGGCCTGGCGCCGAGCCTCAGCGTGGTCTTCGGCCAGCCGGGCGCCTTCACCGGGAGCCTGGGCCTGGGCTACGGCCTCTCCCGGGCCCTTTCGGGCGAGGCCCCGGAGAGCCAAAGCTACCAGGGAAGCCTGTCCCTTTTCACCAGCGACCTCAGCCTTTCGGGGTCCGTGCGCTACGTGAGCCAGCAGTCTCCCCTCCTTGAAGGCAGCCTCCTCCTGCGCTACGCCTTCTTGGGGGGGAGCCTCGAGGGCCAGTACCTGGTGAAGCGGGGGACGGACAAGGACCTCACCCTTTACGGGGCCGCCTGGAACCAGCTCTGGCCCGGCGCCCTGCAGAGCCGCCTCTTCTACGAGTACCGGCTGGAGGCCGGAACCAGCCAGCGCCTCGGCCTCGCCCTTTACCAGAGAAACTTCCTGGAGCCGGGCCTGGCCCTGGGGGCCTCCTACACCCTCACCCTTCAGGGCGGAGAGGCCCGCCACGGCTTCGGCCTCACCCTGGCCTACGCCCAGGCCCTCACCTTCCCCACCCCCAAGGAGGTGGTGGACCTCTTCGGCGGGCGCCAGGGAGGGGAGGTGGCGGGCCAGGCCTTCCGGGACGAGAACCTAAACGGGCGCCTGGACCCTGGGGAAGCCCCGCTGGCAGGCCTTAAGGTCTGCCTGGGGCGGGTCTGCGAGACCACGGACGCCGAGGGGCGTTACCGCCTCTTCGCCGCCCCCGGCCAGGGCCGCCTCCTCTTCCCCAACCTGCCCGCCACCCTGGCCCTCGAGGGGGAGGAGGACCTGGAGGTGAGGCTGAACGCCCGCCTGGAAAAGCCCCTGCCCTTCGCCCAGGCCACCCGCCTGGCGGTGGAGGTCTGGGACCAGGAGGGGGAGCGGGGGCTCCCCTACGCCGGGGTCTGCGCCCAGGGGCCCGTGACCCGGTGCGCCCGGGCGGACGCCGAAGGGAGGGCCCTCCTGGGAGGGCTCTTCCCGGGCACCTACCGCGTCTACCCCGATGCCCGCTACCTGCCCGGGGGCTACCGGGAGGCCAGGGCCCTGGAGGTGCGGGTAGGCCTCGAGGGTCCCCCACCTGCCCTCCGGCTGGAGGTACTGCCGCCCAAGCGGGAGGTGGAGGTCACCTACACCGCCGAGGGCCTGAGCCTGGTGGCGGCCCTGGACCCCTCCACCCCCATCGCCGGGGCCGAGGTGGAGGTCAAGGCCCTGGTCCAGGGGGAGGTCAAGGAGGTCTGGCTGGAGCTCCCCGCCGGGCCCGTACCCCTCCTTCCCCAGGGGGGCAACTACTACGCCGCCAAGGTGCGCCTCCCCCTCCCCCCGGGGTTCCACGCCTTGAAGGTTCGGGCCAGGGGCCGGGAAGAGGCCGAGACTCCCCTCCTCCTCCAGGTGGTGCCGGGCCTCCTCTACAGCCCCCAGGCCCTCGAGGGCCCCGAGGTGCGCCTCACCCTGCGCTTTCGGGCCAGGGAGGTGGCCCTCCGGGGGGAAGGCCAGTCCTTCGCCCTCAGGAGCGAGGACGGCTACACCTGGACCGGGAAGGTGGCCTTAAGCCCCGGCCTACACACCCTTTTGGTGCTGGCCGACGGGGAGGCCTTAGGACAGGTGGGCCTGAGCCTCCCCTCGGAGAGCGCAAACCACTGA